One part of the Aneurinibacillus sp. REN35 genome encodes these proteins:
- a CDS encoding Lrp/AsnC family transcriptional regulator produces the protein MRKLDTLDFQILHILQEDARKSYTEMGHILGVSEGTIRSRINRMIEDEIFQFIVHTDPIKVGLHVQAIISMSTKLGYQERAAEQLGKLRAVRFIGAFSGRNDLIIQAYFRSNEDLTAFVNEDLANIEGIASAEVSIELKQYKDSFSYVVYDGVEDSAG, from the coding sequence TTGCGTAAATTAGATACATTGGATTTTCAGATTCTTCATATTCTTCAAGAGGATGCCCGGAAATCATATACAGAAATGGGACACATACTTGGAGTAAGTGAAGGAACCATCCGTTCCCGCATTAATCGGATGATCGAAGACGAGATTTTTCAATTTATCGTACATACTGATCCTATAAAAGTAGGATTGCATGTACAGGCAATCATCAGCATGTCTACGAAGCTTGGATATCAGGAAAGAGCGGCTGAACAATTGGGTAAGCTGCGGGCGGTGCGTTTTATTGGTGCATTTTCCGGGCGCAATGATTTAATCATTCAAGCATATTTCCGCTCGAATGAAGATTTAACCGCATTTGTGAATGAAGATTTGGCCAATATCGAGGGGATCGCTTCTGCCGAAGTATCCATCGAATTGAAGCAGTACAAGGATTCATTCTCCTATGTGGTTTACGATGGAGTAGAGGACAGCGCCGGCTGA